The proteins below come from a single Psychrobacter sp. FDAARGOS_221 genomic window:
- a CDS encoding ThiF family adenylyltransferase, translated as MTNPISDQPQDNNQYDRRFQGTRTLYGQDSFANFEKAHVIVIGVGGVGTWVVEGLARTGVGKLTLIDMDVLVASNVNRQLPALDSTFGRSKIESMAERAAQINPKLELELVDDFLTTENVAELLPSRQQAKQMLAEGKRVVVLDCTDDMSAKLAIALHCRFNKLKLICAGGAGGKTDPLQITVSDLKDTYQDPLLARMRTKLRNEHGINKEMKEKFGIKCVYSTQPPIVNKSADGSCAVGGLHCGGYGSAVAITSVVGMVMVSETLALLSK; from the coding sequence ATGACCAATCCAATTTCTGATCAGCCACAAGATAACAACCAATACGACCGCCGCTTTCAAGGCACGCGTACCCTGTATGGTCAAGACAGCTTCGCAAATTTTGAAAAAGCGCACGTGATTGTCATCGGTGTTGGTGGCGTTGGTACTTGGGTGGTTGAAGGCTTAGCACGTACCGGTGTGGGTAAGCTGACGTTAATTGATATGGATGTATTGGTCGCGTCAAACGTCAATCGTCAGTTGCCTGCGCTAGACAGTACCTTTGGGCGCAGTAAGATTGAATCAATGGCAGAGCGCGCTGCGCAGATTAATCCAAAGCTTGAGCTTGAGTTGGTCGATGACTTTTTAACCACAGAAAACGTCGCTGAATTGCTGCCAAGCCGTCAGCAGGCTAAGCAGATGCTGGCAGAGGGTAAGCGTGTGGTTGTGCTCGATTGTACCGATGATATGTCGGCCAAGCTTGCCATCGCATTGCATTGCCGATTTAATAAGTTAAAGCTGATTTGCGCCGGCGGTGCTGGTGGTAAAACCGATCCGCTACAAATTACCGTCAGTGATCTAAAAGACACTTACCAAGACCCATTATTAGCACGTATGCGCACCAAGCTGCGTAATGAGCATGGGATTAATAAAGAAATGAAAGAAAAGTTTGGTATTAAATGCGTCTATTCGACCCAGCCGCCGATTGTGAATAAGTCGGCAGACGGCAGCTGTGCTGTAGGCGGTCTGCACTGCGGCGGCTATGGCTCTGCGGTAGCTATTACCTCTGTGGTAGGAATGGTGATGGTCAGCGAAACCTTAGCGCTGCTTAGCAAGTAA
- the mnmC gene encoding FAD-dependent 5-carboxymethylaminomethyl-2-thiouridine(34) oxidoreductase MnmC: MSKETQQANHEVSSVTPAKLSWRADEQGHLVPVSDVFGDVYYSLVDGLAESRYVFVEQNNLPARFEQLFQQALQHSNVPENFDSSDKQNKHDEQNQNQPLLTANHKKSHFTIAELGFGTGLNVLVTWQLWRQTQQQFAQQLEHTTAPTPHLHLISTEKFPLTHEDLSRSLASWQQEDASLAPYIEQLLALYPTLVAGCHRLHLATDVTLDLWLGDAADSLQQLGSEPGPCQHPSAITPYALTPYIDAWYLDGFAPACNESLWAQQIFAQIARLSTIGTTAATFSSAGVVRRGLAAAGFSVNKVKGFGRKREMVTAIVTQSEPQQPSASESESQQTETGKKITQQAQIDQAEISQQAETDSSLNDHLNNQANINQKDYQQVAVIGAGISGLMAAWSLAQCGLQVTLIDKDATLSGASGNPRALLAPKMTPLAHVAEHLHSISYLYSQRLYRQLDNQQLGNQTTDPILSATATLDLLTKANVSVEQIADYPQQMATTLSHEDAQQVSGLSHQDLQHNLYLPQAGLVNPRALADKVLSHPNINFVQANIEQITPVAANPDQTETQQVHLSCQGQAPITADAVIIAAAFASKALDERIFEFRKIRGQLSWFEPSAEQLERLPKLPLKYGGYCARFTPTAGDELINPVHPDTPTFLLGASFVRNQTETDIRESEHQVNHDKLITAIPELTEVLADSALEGWQARVGIRAQTPDYHPLVGPVDEDGLIWTLSGMGSKGYAFAPLCAQALADMMMGRFCALPSTLLARLSPQRKALQKPLTP; encoded by the coding sequence ATGAGCAAAGAGACGCAGCAGGCAAATCACGAAGTGTCGTCAGTAACCCCTGCAAAGCTATCGTGGCGTGCCGATGAGCAAGGTCACTTGGTGCCTGTGTCTGATGTGTTCGGTGATGTGTATTACTCTTTGGTCGATGGTCTGGCAGAGTCACGTTATGTGTTCGTTGAGCAAAATAACCTGCCAGCTCGCTTTGAGCAGCTGTTTCAACAGGCGCTACAACACTCTAATGTTCCTGAAAACTTTGACAGCTCTGATAAACAAAATAAGCATGATGAGCAAAACCAAAATCAACCACTGCTCACAGCGAATCATAAAAAATCACACTTTACCATTGCCGAATTGGGCTTTGGCACAGGGCTAAATGTGTTGGTGACATGGCAACTGTGGCGTCAAACGCAGCAGCAGTTTGCTCAACAACTAGAACACACTACCGCACCAACCCCACACCTACATTTAATTAGTACCGAAAAGTTTCCGCTGACCCATGAAGATCTGAGTCGAAGTCTGGCCAGTTGGCAACAAGAAGATGCTAGCCTAGCGCCTTATATCGAGCAACTATTGGCACTGTATCCAACCTTAGTGGCGGGCTGTCATCGCTTGCACTTAGCAACAGATGTGACCTTAGACTTATGGCTTGGTGATGCCGCTGACAGCTTACAGCAGCTTGGATCAGAACCAGGGCCATGTCAGCACCCGTCAGCGATTACCCCTTATGCGCTTACCCCTTATATCGACGCTTGGTATCTCGATGGCTTTGCCCCAGCTTGCAATGAGTCGTTGTGGGCGCAGCAAATCTTTGCCCAAATCGCACGCTTATCAACCATTGGGACCACAGCGGCGACCTTTAGCAGTGCTGGTGTGGTGAGAAGAGGGTTGGCTGCAGCAGGGTTTAGCGTTAATAAAGTCAAAGGCTTTGGACGTAAACGAGAAATGGTTACCGCCATCGTTACTCAGTCTGAGCCACAACAGCCGTCTGCATCAGAATCAGAAAGCCAGCAAACAGAAACTGGTAAAAAAATAACGCAGCAAGCACAAATAGACCAAGCAGAAATAAGCCAACAAGCAGAAACAGACAGCTCGCTCAACGACCATCTAAACAATCAAGCTAATATTAACCAAAAGGACTATCAGCAGGTCGCCGTAATTGGTGCAGGTATTTCTGGACTAATGGCAGCATGGAGCTTGGCGCAGTGCGGATTGCAGGTTACCTTAATCGATAAAGATGCCACACTCTCAGGCGCTTCTGGCAACCCACGCGCGCTGCTAGCACCAAAAATGACACCGCTAGCACATGTGGCTGAGCACTTGCACAGCATCAGCTACTTATACAGTCAGCGCTTATATCGACAGCTAGACAACCAACAGTTAGGCAACCAGACGACCGATCCTATCCTTAGTGCCACAGCAACGTTGGATTTATTAACCAAAGCCAATGTCAGTGTCGAGCAAATTGCTGACTATCCACAGCAAATGGCCACTACCTTAAGCCATGAAGATGCTCAGCAGGTCAGCGGCTTATCCCATCAAGACTTGCAACATAATCTGTATTTACCACAAGCGGGACTGGTCAACCCGCGTGCGCTGGCTGATAAAGTATTAAGTCATCCGAATATTAATTTTGTGCAAGCAAATATTGAACAGATAACGCCAGTTGCAGCCAACCCTGATCAAACAGAGACACAACAAGTACATCTCAGTTGTCAGGGGCAAGCACCAATAACGGCAGATGCGGTGATTATTGCTGCTGCCTTTGCCAGTAAAGCGCTAGATGAGCGTATTTTTGAATTCCGTAAAATTCGTGGCCAGCTATCTTGGTTTGAACCGAGTGCCGAGCAGCTAGAGCGTTTACCCAAACTGCCGTTGAAATATGGCGGTTATTGCGCCCGCTTTACGCCAACCGCTGGTGATGAGCTTATTAACCCAGTGCATCCTGATACACCTACCTTTTTGTTAGGTGCTAGCTTTGTGCGCAATCAGACAGAGACGGACATTCGTGAGTCTGAACACCAAGTCAATCATGACAAGCTGATCACTGCCATTCCAGAGCTTACAGAGGTATTGGCTGACAGTGCGCTTGAGGGTTGGCAGGCACGAGTCGGTATTCGTGCGCAAACCCCAGACTATCATCCTTTGGTTGGGCCAGTCGATGAGGACGGCTTGATTTGGACGCTAAGTGGGATGGGATCTAAGGGCTATGCATTCGCGCCTTTGTGCGCCCAGGCATTGGCTGATATGATGATGGGCCGCTTTTGTGCCCTACCCAGTACCTTATTAGCGAGACTGTCGCCTCAGCGCAAGGCATTGCAAAAGCCGTTAACACCTTAA
- a CDS encoding YciI family protein, with protein sequence MPAFMIVGHDVANSTELRQQTRPEHVARLKQLAAEGRIILAGPTPIEHGAEAMSGSLIVAEFDSLQAAQDWANEEPYLKAGVYSHVDIRPFVQVLP encoded by the coding sequence ATGCCTGCTTTTATGATTGTCGGACATGATGTTGCTAACTCAACTGAGCTTAGACAACAAACCCGCCCTGAGCATGTGGCCCGTTTAAAACAACTGGCAGCAGAAGGCCGTATTATTCTTGCTGGCCCAACCCCGATTGAACACGGCGCTGAGGCCATGTCAGGCAGCTTGATTGTGGCAGAGTTTGATAGCCTACAAGCAGCGCAAGACTGGGCCAATGAAGAGCCTTATTTAAAAGCCGGTGTCTACAGCCATGTCGATATTCGCCCCTTTGTTCAAGTCCTGCCTTAA
- the ispZ gene encoding septation protein IspZ, translating to MKALLDLVPLIAFFIVAKTQGILAGAGAILIATVAVAAVHLVTQKGKLTKQQAITLVLTVLFCGLTLLFHDDIYLKWKSTVINGVFAIALLVSVFIGKPLLEMGMKNVFKLTPSGWNKLTYAWTGYFIFMATLQYYFAFHTSEETWVNFKTWGWIPFMLIFLIGQFVVLKNHVNPEITDENSGKR from the coding sequence ATGAAAGCATTGCTAGATTTAGTTCCGTTAATCGCCTTTTTTATCGTGGCCAAAACTCAAGGCATCTTAGCCGGTGCTGGTGCCATTTTGATTGCCACTGTGGCGGTTGCTGCTGTGCATCTGGTGACCCAAAAAGGTAAATTAACCAAACAACAAGCCATCACTTTGGTATTAACCGTCTTGTTCTGTGGCTTAACCTTGTTATTCCATGATGATATTTATTTAAAATGGAAATCAACGGTGATTAATGGGGTGTTTGCCATTGCATTATTGGTCAGCGTATTTATTGGCAAACCTTTGTTAGAGATGGGCATGAAAAACGTCTTTAAACTGACCCCATCTGGTTGGAACAAGCTGACCTACGCTTGGACCGGTTATTTTATCTTTATGGCAACGCTACAATACTACTTTGCGTTCCACACCAGCGAAGAGACTTGGGTGAATTTTAAAACCTGGGGCTGGATTCCGTTTATGCTGATTTTCCTAATCGGTCAGTTTGTGGTATTAAAGAATCACGTTAACCCTGAAATTACCGATGAAAATTCGGGTAAGCGTTAA